The Sediminispirochaeta smaragdinae DSM 11293 genome has a segment encoding these proteins:
- a CDS encoding double zinc ribbon domain-containing protein gives MAKKAKFYCESCGAEVDAGTIRCPSCGSRFYGVQCPRCGYAGPSSLFVKGCPSCGYLAPSQRGREPALEQVAQDSSPRSLPTWFYLLIIIILLGALGLLTFLYYRL, from the coding sequence ATGGCAAAAAAGGCGAAGTTCTACTGTGAAAGTTGTGGAGCCGAGGTGGATGCGGGAACTATCCGCTGCCCTTCCTGCGGCAGTCGTTTCTATGGGGTCCAGTGTCCCCGCTGCGGCTATGCAGGGCCCTCCTCTCTTTTTGTAAAGGGTTGCCCGTCCTGCGGCTATCTTGCCCCGTCCCAAAGGGGTAGGGAACCTGCGCTTGAGCAGGTTGCGCAGGACTCATCTCCCCGTTCGCTTCCTACCTGGTTTTATCTTCTGATTATCATCATACTTTTGGGTGCCTTGGGCTTATTGACCTTTCTCTATTACAGACTGTGA
- a CDS encoding protein-disulfide reductase DsbD family protein, protein MYRLRRVPALLFFLFVVLLPLAAAKPRIVDVGVFGQGDSQRITLSLEIPEGYHQSFNEDFFFFELVDPAGANLGRIDYPKGIDTETGPAYYGTISLSAPLLPEKLRSTSAQTGKLRLHYQLCDEAGTCFLPGTVEASFSIPIPDKNSFSSSIGGLKGEKGIWLMLAFALLGGILLNIMPCVFPILSIRALNLVKQSRNDKKLLRSGALLYGAGVLVSFLLLALVVIILKQSGELVGWGFQFQNPAFVLALSAVLLVFALSLFDLYLFQPPIFGSKLAAAGSRGLVGSFVNGLVAVILATPCTAPFLGSALGFAFSQPPLLIIFFFLTIGIGFALPFVLLGFIPRIIHRIPKPGPWMELFKEAMGLVLIATALYFFAIFGRQTGAQAMIGALAFLLSLASAAWLYGKLAKPTSSKRQRWLSLLLFVILSSAAAMIFIDPSSWKPQEGSASETAMAEKGDEGVERIVYSPERVETMIRSQQPFLLVFSAQWCSVCKLNDRRIFATERGKELFQRYGIQMVYGDYTNADPVIGEAIKTLGRAGVPVYAFYRPAADKPILLPELLTFEKLEELFSKADHEAETGETPAAQPLGDALFF, encoded by the coding sequence GTGTACCGACTAAGAAGAGTCCCGGCCCTATTGTTCTTCCTGTTTGTCGTGCTGCTTCCCCTTGCCGCCGCCAAGCCTCGCATCGTCGATGTGGGGGTCTTTGGGCAGGGAGATTCGCAGCGCATCACCCTCTCGCTGGAGATTCCCGAAGGCTATCATCAAAGCTTCAACGAAGATTTCTTCTTTTTTGAACTGGTCGATCCAGCGGGGGCGAATCTCGGTAGGATCGATTATCCGAAGGGGATCGATACCGAAACCGGACCTGCCTACTACGGAACGATATCCCTAAGCGCTCCACTGCTCCCCGAAAAACTCCGGTCCACTTCTGCACAGACGGGAAAACTCAGGCTCCATTATCAGCTTTGTGACGAGGCAGGCACCTGTTTCCTGCCCGGCACCGTTGAAGCATCCTTTTCCATACCCATACCCGACAAGAACTCTTTTTCAAGCAGCATCGGGGGGCTTAAGGGGGAAAAGGGTATCTGGCTCATGCTCGCCTTCGCCTTGCTTGGGGGGATTCTCCTCAACATTATGCCCTGCGTCTTTCCCATTCTCTCAATCAGGGCCCTTAACCTTGTAAAACAGAGCAGGAATGACAAAAAACTGTTGCGTTCCGGGGCCCTGCTCTATGGTGCCGGGGTTCTGGTCTCGTTCTTGCTCCTCGCTCTGGTGGTCATCATCCTGAAACAGTCGGGAGAACTGGTCGGCTGGGGCTTTCAATTTCAGAATCCGGCTTTTGTGCTGGCTCTCAGCGCCGTTCTCCTGGTATTTGCCCTCAGCTTGTTCGATCTCTACCTCTTTCAGCCGCCGATATTCGGGTCGAAACTGGCCGCCGCCGGCTCGAGGGGGCTTGTCGGTTCCTTTGTAAACGGGCTTGTTGCCGTAATCCTTGCAACCCCCTGCACCGCCCCATTTCTTGGGAGCGCTCTGGGTTTTGCCTTTAGTCAGCCGCCGCTTTTAATCATCTTCTTTTTTCTCACCATTGGGATAGGCTTTGCCCTCCCTTTTGTTTTGCTCGGCTTTATTCCCCGGATCATCCATCGGATACCGAAACCGGGACCATGGATGGAGCTCTTCAAAGAAGCGATGGGTCTGGTACTGATTGCCACCGCCCTCTACTTCTTTGCTATTTTCGGGCGTCAGACAGGGGCGCAGGCAATGATCGGGGCCCTTGCCTTTCTCCTTTCCCTTGCATCGGCAGCCTGGCTCTACGGAAAACTTGCAAAACCGACCTCATCGAAACGGCAACGTTGGCTTTCGCTTCTTTTGTTCGTTATACTTTCCTCTGCGGCCGCTATGATTTTCATCGATCCATCCTCCTGGAAGCCCCAGGAAGGAAGCGCGAGTGAAACAGCCATGGCTGAAAAGGGTGACGAAGGGGTCGAACGGATTGTCTATTCGCCCGAAAGGGTGGAAACGATGATTCGTTCCCAGCAGCCCTTTCTCCTTGTCTTTTCCGCCCAGTGGTGCAGCGTCTGCAAGCTAAACGACCGTCGGATTTTTGCCACCGAACGGGGAAAAGAGCTTTTTCAACGTTACGGCATCCAGATGGTCTACGGAGATTACACCAATGCCGATCCTGTGATAGGCGAAGCGATAAAAACCCTTGGCAGAGCCGGCGTTCCGGTGTATGCTTTTTATCGGCCGGCGGCCGATAAGCCTATTCTGCTGCCGGAACTACTGACCTTCGAGAAACTCGAGGAACTTTTCTCGAAGGCAGACCATGAGGCGGAAACCGGAGAAACTCCGGCCGCTCAGCCGCTGGGAGATGCCCTTTTTTTCTAA
- the sfsA gene encoding DNA/RNA nuclease SfsA has product MKSIPSSDSVRLFSADADARFLARPNRFTVEAELRKKGAGNKVAVHCANPGRLKELLYPGAELILERAKGGTKRKTNWSLAAVRFQGKIIPLISARANLAVRSLCLPRLFPNALSIEAEKTLPQQPGSRFDFLVETDQALYPIEVKACTLLKPFKQASFPDAPTQRGRRHVEELTALAACRDGTGKEYRPKVIIAVFHADAETFSPNAETDPDFAKVLCRARNLIDIRIPLFETDEEGLVRVVRETIPFVLAPNHSL; this is encoded by the coding sequence ATGAAATCGATTCCCTCTTCAGATAGCGTTCGTCTCTTTTCGGCAGATGCCGATGCACGCTTTTTAGCCCGCCCCAATCGCTTTACGGTTGAGGCGGAGCTGCGGAAGAAGGGTGCGGGCAACAAGGTAGCGGTTCACTGCGCAAACCCCGGCAGGCTCAAGGAGCTTCTTTATCCCGGTGCCGAACTCATCCTCGAAAGGGCAAAGGGGGGGACAAAAAGAAAGACCAACTGGAGTCTGGCCGCCGTCCGGTTCCAGGGAAAAATCATTCCCTTAATCAGCGCCAGGGCAAACCTGGCGGTACGGAGCCTCTGCCTTCCTCGACTCTTTCCCAACGCCCTTTCCATTGAAGCGGAAAAAACCCTTCCTCAGCAGCCGGGCAGCCGTTTTGACTTTCTCGTGGAAACGGACCAGGCCCTCTATCCTATCGAGGTCAAGGCCTGCACCCTCTTAAAACCCTTCAAACAGGCAAGCTTTCCCGATGCGCCGACGCAGCGGGGAAGGCGGCATGTGGAAGAGTTGACGGCTCTCGCCGCTTGCAGGGATGGGACGGGGAAGGAATATCGGCCTAAGGTGATTATCGCAGTCTTCCATGCCGATGCCGAAACATTCTCTCCAAATGCAGAAACCGATCCCGATTTCGCCAAAGTCCTCTGCCGCGCCAGGAATCTGATCGATATAAGAATACCGCTCTTTGAGACCGATGAGGAGGGGCTGGTCAGAGTGGTACGGGAAACCATTCCATTTGTCCTTGCCCCGAATCACAGTCTGTAA
- a CDS encoding AMP-dependent synthetase/ligase, with protein MAPLDTVPKRIREIAQKHPDMTALLAKGKEGEFEATSFREMMESCSAFSCALNDIGVERGAHVGIISDNRKEWILADLAMLGLGVVDVPRGSDSTADEIAYILGHAECEIAFAENGAQADKIIANAHDLPLLKRIILFDASRSPSKKLPSSLELSSFDEMMKRGSELLPQKQDFFDKEIDKGSLNDLATIIYTSGTTGEPKGVMLPHRSFIFQLDRVYDHIQIVPGHILLSVLPVWHSFERAVEYIMLARGAAIAYSKPIGAVMLPDMQKVKPQWLASVPRIWEGVRAAIFKNISKEGKVKQLLFSFFVTVGELHSAMFNMVTDRKPDFVGRHRWLDILLAIIPLILLTPFQLLGSLLVFGKLKARLGGKFIAGISGGGALPPYVDRFFQAAGILLLEGYGLTETGPVLAVRKQKHPVHGTVGPLLADIEHRVVDREGVVLPPGRKGVLYVKSPQVMDGYYKREEATEAVLHDGWLNTGDITLFTRQGEFKILGRAKETIVLLGGENIEPVPIEEHLCASDAIAQAMVVGQDKKFLAALIVPEMEKLQQYAQEKGISYIQAEELLMNPEIQEYVHDRIQEQVNPKNGFKHFERIYRFTLLPKPFEVGKELTHTLKIRRSVVYKLYRHEIDSLFR; from the coding sequence ATGGCCCCCCTTGACACCGTACCGAAACGAATCAGAGAGATTGCACAGAAACACCCCGATATGACAGCCTTACTGGCAAAGGGGAAGGAAGGAGAATTCGAAGCGACAAGCTTCCGGGAGATGATGGAATCGTGCTCAGCTTTCTCCTGTGCCCTGAACGATATCGGCGTGGAGCGAGGTGCGCATGTCGGTATCATCAGCGATAATCGAAAAGAGTGGATTCTTGCAGACCTCGCCATGCTCGGCCTCGGTGTGGTTGATGTGCCCAGAGGCTCGGACTCCACCGCCGACGAGATTGCCTATATCCTTGGCCATGCCGAGTGTGAGATTGCTTTTGCGGAAAATGGAGCCCAGGCGGATAAGATTATTGCAAACGCCCACGATCTTCCCCTCTTAAAGCGAATCATCCTCTTCGATGCCAGCCGGAGTCCCTCGAAAAAGCTGCCGTCCTCCCTCGAGTTGTCATCTTTCGATGAAATGATGAAACGGGGAAGCGAACTGCTTCCGCAGAAACAGGATTTCTTCGACAAAGAGATCGATAAGGGCTCGCTTAACGATCTTGCAACCATCATCTATACATCGGGTACCACAGGAGAGCCCAAAGGGGTGATGCTCCCCCATCGCAGTTTTATCTTTCAACTCGATCGTGTGTACGACCACATTCAGATCGTGCCCGGTCACATTCTTTTAAGTGTTCTTCCGGTTTGGCATAGCTTTGAGCGGGCGGTGGAGTATATCATGCTTGCCCGCGGCGCCGCCATCGCCTATTCAAAACCGATTGGTGCGGTGATGCTTCCGGACATGCAGAAGGTTAAACCTCAGTGGCTTGCCTCGGTGCCGAGGATTTGGGAGGGAGTAAGGGCTGCAATCTTTAAAAACATCTCAAAAGAGGGAAAGGTAAAACAGCTTCTGTTTTCCTTCTTTGTTACTGTAGGAGAACTGCACAGCGCCATGTTTAACATGGTAACCGACAGAAAACCGGACTTTGTCGGCCGACATCGCTGGCTCGACATCCTTCTTGCGATTATTCCCCTGATTCTCCTCACGCCCTTTCAGCTTCTTGGCAGTCTCCTGGTATTTGGAAAGCTGAAGGCTCGTTTGGGAGGAAAGTTTATTGCCGGTATTTCAGGGGGAGGCGCCCTTCCCCCCTACGTGGATCGCTTCTTTCAGGCCGCTGGGATCCTGTTACTTGAGGGCTACGGACTGACGGAGACAGGGCCTGTACTTGCGGTACGCAAACAGAAGCATCCGGTACATGGAACAGTAGGGCCACTTTTAGCCGATATCGAACATCGTGTGGTGGACAGGGAAGGTGTGGTGCTTCCTCCGGGCAGAAAGGGGGTCCTCTATGTGAAAAGCCCCCAGGTGATGGACGGCTACTACAAGCGGGAGGAGGCCACCGAAGCGGTGCTTCACGACGGTTGGCTCAACACTGGCGACATTACGCTCTTTACCCGTCAGGGTGAGTTCAAGATTCTTGGACGGGCAAAAGAGACCATCGTCCTGCTTGGTGGTGAAAACATCGAACCGGTTCCGATCGAGGAGCACCTCTGTGCCAGCGACGCAATCGCACAAGCCATGGTTGTCGGCCAGGATAAGAAATTTCTCGCCGCGCTTATTGTTCCGGAGATGGAAAAGCTACAACAATATGCCCAGGAAAAGGGAATCAGCTATATTCAGGCGGAAGAATTACTGATGAACCCCGAAATTCAGGAGTATGTCCACGATCGAATACAGGAACAGGTGAACCCCAAAAACGGTTTTAAACACTTCGAACGCATCTACCGATTCACCCTCCTGCCGAAACCCTTCGAGGTAGGAAAGGAGCTGACCCATACCCTGAAGATCAGGAGAAGCGTGGTCTACAAGTTGTACCGACATGAAATCGATTCCCTCTTCAGATAG
- a CDS encoding CPBP family intramembrane glutamic endopeptidase, whose product MTIFPEERNEKSGNDPKSLLEPILLFFVLFFPGYLSGTDSGQEIDFANLGFLFRYAAVALPQILLLLFMISKKGPGWAERYGITRIKRRDIPGALLLLPLLLAISFLIALLFPFGLQESWGMEKRTLLLPAIVAMVITGYREELFFRAYLLRELSTFLGGEEQRPGWREITTSSLLFAAGHLYQGWGGALTTLLIAMVLGFRYSRKKSLHEVAIAHSLYNSVALIMISFGSY is encoded by the coding sequence ATGACAATTTTCCCAGAAGAGAGAAACGAAAAAAGCGGCAACGATCCGAAATCTTTACTCGAACCGATTTTGCTTTTCTTTGTTCTGTTCTTTCCCGGTTACCTCTCCGGCACCGATTCAGGTCAAGAGATAGACTTCGCCAACCTCGGCTTTCTCTTTCGCTATGCGGCAGTGGCACTCCCTCAGATTCTGCTTCTCCTTTTTATGATTTCCAAAAAGGGGCCGGGCTGGGCCGAACGATACGGTATTACAAGGATCAAACGGCGGGATATTCCGGGGGCCCTGCTCCTGCTTCCCCTCCTCCTGGCAATCTCTTTTTTGATTGCCCTCCTCTTTCCTTTCGGTTTGCAGGAGAGTTGGGGTATGGAAAAACGAACGCTGCTTTTGCCGGCGATCGTCGCAATGGTTATAACGGGTTACCGGGAAGAGCTCTTTTTTCGAGCCTACCTGCTCAGAGAGCTGAGCACCTTCCTCGGCGGTGAGGAACAACGGCCGGGCTGGCGGGAGATTACGACCTCTTCGCTGCTCTTTGCCGCAGGCCACCTCTATCAGGGATGGGGAGGAGCGCTTACCACCCTGCTGATCGCAATGGTTCTCGGCTTCCGCTACTCGCGAAAAAAGAGCCTCCACGAGGTCGCAATCGCCCATTCACTCTACAACAGCGTCGCCCTGATCATGATCTCTTTCGGCTCCTACTAA
- a CDS encoding TlpA disulfide reductase family protein: MKKHISSLYPMLLLLVFALSPGLFAQESGDESASMSKGQAALYQLGFDIPRGSLAAPPFSLTTLDGETASLSAAKGKLLLLNLWATWCPPCRQEMPSMQKIYERFAGKNFEMYAVAAPTPPRETLELITAHVADNGFTFPVPIDNEYQVNSIYGTGSIPTTWIIDEKGNIIARLVGATDWSSPEIIGALEMLIP, translated from the coding sequence ATGAAAAAGCATATAAGTTCTCTGTACCCCATGCTTCTTTTGTTGGTTTTTGCTCTTAGCCCCGGATTGTTCGCTCAGGAAAGCGGAGACGAGAGTGCTTCCATGTCAAAGGGTCAAGCCGCGCTTTATCAACTCGGCTTTGATATCCCCAGGGGCAGCCTGGCCGCCCCACCTTTTTCCCTGACGACCCTCGACGGTGAGACGGCAAGCCTTTCGGCAGCAAAGGGAAAGCTGCTGCTGCTCAATCTTTGGGCAACATGGTGTCCCCCCTGTCGCCAGGAGATGCCCTCCATGCAAAAAATCTATGAGCGTTTTGCCGGAAAAAACTTTGAAATGTACGCCGTTGCAGCCCCTACTCCCCCGAGAGAAACCCTCGAACTGATTACAGCACATGTTGCCGACAACGGATTCACCTTCCCCGTTCCCATCGATAATGAATACCAGGTCAATTCGATATACGGAACGGGGAGCATTCCCACCACCTGGATCATCGATGAAAAGGGAAACATCATCGCCAGGCTGGTAGGTGCAACCGATTGGTCCTCACCGGAGATCATCGGGGCTCTTGAAATGCTGATTCCATAG